A single genomic interval of Lathyrus oleraceus cultivar Zhongwan6 chromosome 7, CAAS_Psat_ZW6_1.0, whole genome shotgun sequence harbors:
- the LOC127103159 gene encoding probable WRKY transcription factor 17 has translation MDNSDGDLFSGFHGFKSNTYTSPTTIFETLPPPHTLTTTSTNTNNIIYPPNTTPSYFDDFSLTQENISVSFSPLKPTDFIELDKLKINFNPNTIIPSHTTTAPITITPTTTILATPTTINTTSIHVPTHITTTTITNTINHNSNQKSNFFDFPTVIRERNMQPTNITEAEKFIPNFNPTTIIPIPIINNLTTDIPTPIRATFTNPDLPSNIFIPSSTTTTPSITTMINTNTSCHGTNNHPMIYYFPKPFEQQEIQQNQNNQLSSLKPAACIKITTAHFDLAYNHPSVSKHYARECDQLPNLQPQTSSKILSNTDPQGVLCKNRKRKFDNQKIVEWHMSVEKLGEDPWEWRKYGHKPIKGSQHPRDYYICNTFKDCLAKKQVEKKPNKENIYIVTYIGEHNHPKPVVDFSSHNKSSKKR, from the exons ATGGATAATAGTGATGGTGATCTATTTTCCGGTTTTCATGGCTTCAAAAGTAACACCTATACTTCTCCTACCACCATTTTTGAAACTCTTCCTCCACCTCACACCTTAACAACAACCTCCACCAATACCAATAACATTATATATCCTCCAAACACCACACCATCTTACTTTGATGATTTTTCTTTAACCCAAGAAAATATATCAGTCAGTTTTTCCCCACTTAAACCAACTGATTTTATAGAGCTAGACAAATTGAAAATCAATTTCAATCCCAACACTATTATCCCTTCCCACACCACAACTGCACCCATTACCATCACCCCCACCACTACTATCCTCGCTACCCCGACCACCATTAATACTACAAGCATTCATGTCCCTACCCACATAACCACCACTACCATCACTAACACTATTAATCACAACTCTAatcaaaaatccaatttttttGATTTCCCAACCGTCATTAGAGAACGAAACATGCAACCAACTAATATTACTGAGGCAGAAAAATTTATACCTAACTTCAATCCAACAACCATTATCCCCATCCCCATCATCAATAATCTCACCACAGATATTCCCACACCCATTAGAGCAACCTTCACCAACCCTGACCTTCCATCAAACATTTTTATCCCGAGCTCCACAACCACTACACCTTCTATCACTACCATGATCAACACTAACACTAGTTGTCATGGAACAAATAACCATCCTATGATATATTATTTCCCCAAACCCTTTGAACAACAAGAAATCCAACAAAATCAAAACAATCAACTATCTTCTCTCAAACCCGCCGCTTGCATTAAAATCACAACGGCTCATTTTGATCTTGCTTACAACCATCCATCAGTTTCTAAACATTATGCAAGAGAGTGCGATCAACTACCAAATCTACAACCCCAAACTAGCTCTAAGATTTTATCAAATACAGATCCACAAGGAGTGCTATGCAAAAATAGGAAAAG gAAGTTTGATAATCAGAAGATAGTAGAATGGCATATGAGTGTAGAGAAGTTGGGTGAAGATCCATGGGAATGGAGAAAATATGGACATAAACCCATTAAAGGATCTCAACATCCAAG GGACTACTACATATGTAATACTTTCAAAGATTGTTTGGCAAAAAAACAAGTAGAAAAGAAaccaaacaaagaaaatatttaTATCGTGACATATATAGGAGAACACAACCATCCAAAACCCGTTGTAGATTTTTCTTCGCATAACAAGTCATCTAAGAAGAGATAA